GGCCATGGCACTTCTCCTCTACTCGCAAAGATGATGCTCGCGGTTCAGGTCCTGCGGCTGGTGGTCTGCATCCTGGTGCTTCCCATGTTTCTGCTGAACCTTCTAGGCATGTGGAGATGGATAAGCAAAAGGTTCTTTCCCTACTTCATGAAGGAGTTCGGTGTGATATTATACAACAAACAGATGGCGAGCCTAAAGCGGGAGCTCTTCAGCAACCTGCAGGAGTTCGCGGGCCCCTCGGGGAAGCTGTCACTGCTGGAGGTGGGCTGTGGCACCGGGGCCAACTTCAAGTTCTATTCCCCCGGGTGCAGGGTCACTTGTATCGACCCCAACCCCAACTTCGAGAAGTACCTGTTCAAGAGTGTCGCAGAGAACCGGCATCTGCAGTTCGAGCGCTTCGTGGTGGCGGCCGGAGAGAACATGCACCAGGTGGCCGATGGCTCTGTGGACGTGGTGGTCTGCACCCTGGTGCTGTGCTCGGTGAACAACCAAGAGAAGATTCTGCACGAGGTGCACCGAGTGCTGAGGCCGGTGAGTGACAAGTGTGAAGGCTGGCTAACTGCAGCTATCATGAGCAAGGGTGGTCCTATCAGTTTCGGGTGGATTCtagagatttgtttatttatgtatatgagtatactgtcgctgtcttcagcgcccggaagagggcgccagatcctattacagatggttgtgagcctccatgtggttgctgggaattgaactcaggacctatggaagagaagccagggctCTTATTGGGTGGATTCTAAACTAAAAAACAAATGACTCCAGAAGaattttgcaaaagaaaaagagcagcaGTGAACTATGAGTGAAGGCTAACAAATCCGAACACACAAAGTTCTAAACTGCTGCAGAGGAAAGAGCCTGAGGGTAGTTCAGGTGTCAAACTTGGTaacagaagcttccaga
The window above is part of the Arvicanthis niloticus isolate mArvNil1 chromosome 13, mArvNil1.pat.X, whole genome shotgun sequence genome. Proteins encoded here:
- the Tmt1a gene encoding thiol S-methyltransferase TMT1A isoform X2, whose amino-acid sequence is MMLAVQVLRLVVCILVLPMFLLNLLGMWRWISKRFFPYFMKEFGVILYNKQMASLKRELFSNLQEFAGPSGKLSLLEVGCGTGANFKFYSPGCRVTCIDPNPNFEKYLFKSVAENRHLQFERFVVAAGENMHQVADGSVDVVVCTLVLCSVNNQEKILHEVHRVLRPGGAYYFIDHVADEPSTWNYFWQQVLNPVWFLVFDGCNLTRESWKTLEQASFSKLKLQHIQAPLSLPLVQPHIYGCAVK
- the Tmt1a gene encoding thiol S-methyltransferase TMT1A isoform X1, whose protein sequence is MMLAVQVLRLVVCILVLPMFLLNLLGMWRWISKRFFPYFMKEFGVILYNKQMASLKRELFSNLQEFAGPSGKLSLLEVGCGTGANFKFYSPGCRVTCIDPNPNFEKYLFKSVAENRHLQFERFVVAAGENMHQVADGSVDVVVCTLVLCSVNNQEKILHEVHRVLRPGGAFYFMEHVADERSTWNYFWQQVLNPVWFLVFDGCNLTRESWKTLEQASFSKLKLQHIQAPLSWTLVQPHIYGYAVK